From Kiloniellales bacterium:
ACCGGATCTACGGCGGGCCGCTGATCGTGGTCGATTTCGGCACCGCGACCAGCTTCGACGTGGTGGCCAAGGACGGCGGACTGGAGGGCTGCGTGCTCGCGCCGGGCGTCAACCTCTCGGTCGAGGCGCTCACCATGGCCTCGGCCCAGCTGCCGCGCATCGCGGTGGTGCGGCCCGAGACCGTCATCGGCAAGTCCACCGTGCCGGCCATGCAGTCGGGAATCTTCTGGGGCTACGTCGATATGGTCGAGGGCATGATCGCCCGGATCAAGGCCGAGACCGGCTGGCCCATGACGGTGATCGCGACCGGGGGCCTCTCGGCGATCTTCGCCGAGGCCTGCCGGTCGATCGACACCAGCGACCCCGACTTGACTCTGAGGGGTCTCGAGCTGATCTACCGAGCGAACGAGGCGAAAGACGCGTGACCGGTTTACCTGGAAGCGCCGATCTGTGGTTCCTTCCACTGGGCGGGACCGGCGAGATTGGCATGAATCTCAACCTCTACGGCCATGACGGAGCCTGGGTCATGGTCGACCTCGGCGTCACCTTCGCGGACGAGCGCTCCAGCGGCATAGACTTGATCATGCCGGACATCGCCTTCATCGAGGAGCGCCGCGACAACCTGGCCGGCCTGGTGCTGACCCACGCCCATGAGGACCACATCGGGGCGGTTCCCTATCTCTGGCCCCGGCTGCGCTGCCCGATCTACGCGACGCCCTTCACCGCGACGGTGCTGCGCGCCAAGCTGGAAGACGCGGACCTGCTGGACGAGGCCGAGATCACGGAGATCCCCATGTCGGGACGCTTCTCGGTCGGGCCCTTCGACATCGAACTGATCACCTTGACCCACTCGATCCCCGAGCCCAACGCCGTGGTGCTGCGCTGTTCCCTCGGGACGGTCCTCCACACCGGGGATTGGAAACTCGACCCCGACCCCATGGTCGGCGACGACTACGACGAGGCGGCGCTCAGGGCGCTTGCGGAGGAGGGCGTCCTGGCCATGGTCTGCGATTCGACCAACGCCATGGTCGAGGGCGATTCGGGCTCGGAAGGCGAGGTCCGGGAGAGCCTGTCCGAACTGATCGGCGGCCTGAAGAACCGCGTCGCCGTGGCCTGCTTCGCGACCAACGTGGCGCGCCTGGAAACCGTGATCCGCATCGCCGCCGAGCACGGCCGCCGGGTCGCCCTGGTCGGCCGATCGATGCACCGGATCTACAAGGCGGCCGTGGAGACCGGATATCTCCGCGACCTGCCGCCCCTGGTGTCCGACAAGGATCTCGGCTACCTGCCGCGCGAAGAGGTGCTGCTGCTCTGCACTGGCAGCCAGGGCGAGCCGCGCGCGGCCCTCTGGCGGATCGCCCGGGACGACCACCGCGAGGTCTCACTCGAGCCGGGCGACGCGGTCATCTTCTCCTCGCGTATGATTCCCGGGAACGAGAAGTCGATCTCGGCGCTGCAGAACGAGCTGGTGCGTCAGGGCATTGCAGTGATTACCGACCGTGATCACTTCACCCACGTATCCGGCCATCCGGCGCGCGAGGAGCTTACCCAGATGTACCAGTGGGTTCGGCCCAAGGTCGCGATCCCCGTGCACGGCGAGGCGCGCCACCTGGCCGAGCATGCGAAGCTGGCGCGGGATTGCCAGGTACCCGAGGCCGTGGTCGCCGAGAACGGCACGCTGATCGCGCTGTCGGACCAGGGCGCCGAGGTGCTGGACCACGTGCCCACGGGCCGGGTCGTGCTCGACGGTACCCGCATCATCCCGGCCAACAGCCCGCAGCTGCGCGAGCGCCAGCGTCTGATGTTCAACGGCTCGGCCATGGTGAGCCTCGTGGTCGACGAAAAAGGGCACTTGCTCGACGAGCCGCGAATCACCATACAAGGGCTTCTGAACGGCGAGGAAGATGACGAGATCCGTGCCGAGGTCGTGGCCGCCCTGTTCGACGGGCTGGAAAGCCTGCCAAAGGGCGCGCGCCGGAGCGACGAGCGCTTGGGCGAGGCGGCCCGGGTCTCTGTCAGGAGGGCGCTGGCTCGGGCGACCGGCAAGAAGCCGGTGACCCAGGTTCACTTGATCCGCCTGCCGGACTAGGGCCTGTTGACATTCAGGGCGGGCTCCTGGTCCGAGTGAAATCGGCCCGCTGTTAGGCGCGAGAAGGAAGGACATGCCGAGCATATTCGACCCCAGTCTCAGTCTCTGGGAGCAACGCGGCAGCAGGCCGATTTCGCCGGATCCCTTCGGGACGGGGCGCATTTGCGCCGGGGCGGCGTCGCGGAAGGCCTTGTGGGGCCCAACCCCACGGCGCCTCCCGCTCCTGGCCCCGGCGCAAATCCGCTCCCGCCAGGAGCGCGCCGTGAATGTCAACAGGCCCTAGCCGATTCCGCTTTTCACCCACGCAAGCGTGATCCGAAAGGCCGGCGCGAGTGTCTAAGTAAGAATTGCGGTCACTTCAAGCGGGCGAAGCGCATGGCGACAGCGAAAGGACGAGGAGCGCGGCGGACGGCGACGCCCGCGCCTATGCGTGGCGGCGCGGCGCGTCTCGCCTGCGGGATCGCCGGCCTTCTGCTGCTGGCGGGCTGCGCCTCGGTGTCCGGAGACCTGGAGCGCTACGGCGAGGCCATTCCGCCCGGCGAGGCGGAGCAGCTGGCCTGCGTCGCCTATCTCGCCGAGGTCCAGGAGCGGATCGAATCGGCGGGGGTGCGCGACGCCGAGGCGGCGCGGATCGCCCGCTTTCCCTACCTGCGGGTCGACCGCCTCCGCTCGGCGCTGGGCCGGGACCTCGGCCGCAACGGCGCCGACCCGGAACGCTTCGAGGCCTGGGCCGCCGATCTCCTCGCCCTGGAGAACGAGGCGCTGGCGGCCGAGGTGAGCAATCTGCCGGAAGCCGAACGCGACAACCTCGGGCGACTCGCGCGGGAGATCGGGGGTCCCTCGGTCGGGCCGGTCGCGGCGGCCGAGGACTGCGGCGCGCGCCTGCTCGCCGCCGACCTGGCGGATCCCGAGCGCCGGCAGATGCTGCTCGACAAGGCGAAGGTGCCCGATAGCTACTCCGACTTCTCCCGGGTCTTCGGCGCCTATCCCCTCATGGCCCTGGCCGCCTCCGCCGGCTGGAGCCGCTGGCAGGAGGTCCACCTGCCCGCCTTCGAGATGCCGGCGGACAGCCTGCCGGTCGAGGGGCGGCTGATCGACTTCGTCCCCGAGGGCGACGGACCGGGCCTGAGCGCGCCCCAGATCGCCGCCATCCTCGACGCGAGCCGGGACCCGGAATTCGGCCTGCCACAGCCCGTAGGCGACGACCTGCGCAGGATCGTCGACACCTTCGCGCCGGTCTGGCGGATCGACGTGACCGGTCCCTACGACCGAATCGGCCAGCCCTTCTGGCCGGCCGACTCGGACCTGGCCGGAGTGGACGAGACAAGGCCCGTCGTCTTCACCCGGGTCGGCCACACCCTGATCAAGGGCGAGGCCCTGCTCCAGATCAGCTACACCGCCTGGTTCCAGGAGCGGCCGCCGGACGGGGCCTTCGACATACTGGCCGGCAAGTTCGACGGCCTGATTTGGCGGGTGACCCTAGGCAGCGACGGCCAGCCGCTGGTCTACGACACGATCCACCCCTGCGGCTGCTATCACCTGTTCTTTCCGGCGCCGGGGACCCGGCTGCGCGAGGACCCTCAATCGCGCGAGATGACGGAGGAGACGGCGATTCCGGCGCAGGCGCCGGCCGTCGGCCCGGCTCAGCGCCTGGTCCTGCGGATCGAGACGCGCTCGCACTACCTCAAGGGCCTGTCCCTACGTCGCCGTGGCCAAAATGAGGCAAACGACGTAGTCTACCCCATGACCAGCGAGTCGGAGCTGAGGGCCCTGCCCCTGCCGGGCGGCGGCACGCGGAGCCTCTACGGCGAAGACGGCCTCGTCGCCGGCAGCGAGCGCCTGGAACGCTTCCTGCTCTGGCCCATGGGGGTCTCCAGCCCGGGCGCCATGCGCCAGTGGGGCCATCACGCGACCGCCTTCGTCGGCCGGCGTCATTTCGACGATCCGGACCTCTTCGAGGCGATGATCGCGCGATGAACGCGCTCCGCCTGGCCGCGTTGCTGCTCTTGGTCCACGGCGCCGCCCTCGGCGCCGATCTCACGATCCGCAAGGCCCAGCCGGTCCGCGTCGAGCCCGCCCAGACCTTCGCCCGCGCCCTCGACCTCTATCACGACGGCAGCTTCGCGCAGGCGGCCGATCTGGCGACCGAGAGCGGCCTCTCCGAGGGCCTCGCGCTCGCCGCCCGGGCGCTGCTGGCCGAGGCCCTGGTGGCGGAGGATCCCAAGAACCGCCTGGCGCTCTACCGCCGGGCCGAAGCCCTCGCCCGCGAGGCGATCGTGCTGGACGAGGGAAACGCCGAGGCGCACCGCCTTCTGGCCATCGCCATCGGCTACATCGCGCGCACCAAGTCGGCGATCGAGAACTGGGTCCAGGGCTCGGCGGACGAGGCCAAGGGCCTGGTCGACCGGGCTCTGGTTCTGGATCCCGGCAGCCCTTGGAGCCACGCCGCGCTCGGCGGCTGGCACG
This genomic window contains:
- a CDS encoding type III pantothenate kinase, whose translation is MLLAIDIGNTNVVLGVFESGALRARWRATTDPKRTPDEYCVWLTQLMALQDITPKDIEGAIIASVVPAAVYGLETLCRRYFEVEPLVVGAANVTLGIEVRAQQAGADRLVNAVAGHRIYGGPLIVVDFGTATSFDVVAKDGGLEGCVLAPGVNLSVEALTMASAQLPRIAVVRPETVIGKSTVPAMQSGIFWGYVDMVEGMIARIKAETGWPMTVIATGGLSAIFAEACRSIDTSDPDLTLRGLELIYRANEAKDA
- a CDS encoding ribonuclease J, which codes for MNLNLYGHDGAWVMVDLGVTFADERSSGIDLIMPDIAFIEERRDNLAGLVLTHAHEDHIGAVPYLWPRLRCPIYATPFTATVLRAKLEDADLLDEAEITEIPMSGRFSVGPFDIELITLTHSIPEPNAVVLRCSLGTVLHTGDWKLDPDPMVGDDYDEAALRALAEEGVLAMVCDSTNAMVEGDSGSEGEVRESLSELIGGLKNRVAVACFATNVARLETVIRIAAEHGRRVALVGRSMHRIYKAAVETGYLRDLPPLVSDKDLGYLPREEVLLLCTGSQGEPRAALWRIARDDHREVSLEPGDAVIFSSRMIPGNEKSISALQNELVRQGIAVITDRDHFTHVSGHPAREELTQMYQWVRPKVAIPVHGEARHLAEHAKLARDCQVPEAVVAENGTLIALSDQGAEVLDHVPTGRVVLDGTRIIPANSPQLRERQRLMFNGSAMVSLVVDEKGHLLDEPRITIQGLLNGEEDDEIRAEVVAALFDGLESLPKGARRSDERLGEAARVSVRRALARATGKKPVTQVHLIRLPD